The genomic segment ATCGGGGTTCTAATGACAGGCATGGGCAGTGACGGTGCCAGGGCAATGGTCAGCATAAGAAAGGCAGGCGGCCTGACCATTGCAGAAAGTGAAGAAAGTGCCATTGTGTTTGGAATGCCTGCCGAGGCAATTCAGCGCGGGGGAGCTGAAATAATTGTACCGTCATGGGAGATTGCAGATCAAATCATAAAGGCCGCAGGAGTCTGATATGAAAAAATACTTTAACACAGCAGGGCCTTGTCATCCTGATGAACATTATATGCTTCCGGCAGACGGCAGATGTAAAAATTTATCTGAATTCATAGATCAAAAACAATATTTTGTACTTCACGCAGCCAGACAGTCAGGCAAGACAACTCTTCTTCTGGATATGGTTAAGCAGCTAAACGATTCGGGAAACTATTATGCCATGTACTGCTCCCTTGAATCGGTTCAAGGGATTACTGATGTAGAAAGAGGACTGCCCGCAATTGTCAGAAGTTTGACAAAAGAAATTGAATTTAATGAAAATCTTAAAAACTATTCCTTTGCAGAAAATGCAGATTATTCGGATTTTAACAATGTTTTAGTTAAATCTCTTGCGCATTTCTGCAAAAAACTGGATAAACCCCTTGTAATACTCTTTGACGAGGCAGACTGTCTTTCAGATAAAACCTTGATTTCATTTTTAAGGCAGCTCCGAGACGGATATGTGAACAGAAACCGGATTCCTTTTGTGCATTCCCTTTGTCTTACAGGTATGAGAAATATACGGGATTATAAAGTCCTTGTCCGGGAAGAAGAAAAAAGCCTCGGAAGTACAAGTCCTTTTAATATTGTCAGTGAAGCCTTTACCCTGAGAAATTTCACAGGACATGAGACCGCTCAATTATACAGACAGCACACAGAACAGACCGGACAGGAATTTACAGATAAAGTTCTTGAAAAAGCGCAATATTATACCTGGGGCCAGCCCTGGCTGGTCAATGCAATTGCCAGGGAGATAGTTGTTAAAATCCTTAAATCTGATTTTTCAAAAAAAATCCTGCCTGAACATGTTGACCAGGCTGTCCAAAATATTATTTACCGCCGGGATACCCATATTGACAGCCTTTTGGAACGGCTCAAGGAAAAAAGGGTTCAAAAAATTATTGAACCTGTGCTTATCGGACAGGATAAGGGATTTAATCCTGCTGATGATGATTTCCAGTATGTTATGGATCTTGGTCTGATAAAAAATGATGCAGGGGTTATTAAACCTTCCAATCCCATATATTCAGAAGTTATTATAAGAAGCCTGAGTTCTGCGACCCAGATGGCAATGGATTCATCAGGATATCCCCCTGCTGCCCCGGCGTATATTGAAAATAACAGGCTTGATATGAAAAAGCTGCTCATGGATTTTCAGCAGTTCTGGCGTGAAAATTCCAAAATCTGGACAGATCGCTATCAATACAAAGAAGCAGCTCCCCATCTGATTCTCATGGCTTTTTTACAAAGAATAATCAATCAGGGAGGGCAGATTATCCGGGAACCTGCCCTTGGCAGACAAAGGCTTGATCTGTGTATTAATTATAAAAACATCCGCTATCCTGTTGAACTTAAACTCCGTTATGGAACAAAAACCTTGAAAGAGGGAACCGGGCAGTTAGCTGATTATATGGATACCCTGGGATGTAATGAAGGATGGCTGATTATATTTGACAGGCGTAAAAGCATTTCATGGAAAAAAAAGATTTTCTGGAAAACCGAAACATCGGAAAAAGGACAAATTCATATTGCGGGGTGTTGATGCAGGAAATTTTAAGCCTTCCCACAGCAATTAACCCTGCATAATACTGAGAGGAAATATGGACCATATTGTACAGGCATTAAACAGTAATGATGAAACCCAGCGGATTTATGCAGCCCAGGACATGGGAGAACAAAATGATCCTGAAATGGCTGCACCCCTGGTACAAAGACTTTTGATTGAAAAATCTCAGATAGTTAAAGATGCCATAGTTTTTAATCTTTCAAAAATACCATGCACCAGGATATATGAAAAACTGTTTGAAATGTTTGATTCTCATGATGCATTCATAAGAAACGCTGCTGTTACTGTCTTTGGCTCGGAAAAAGATGAAGCTATTGGATTTCTTACAGCACATCTTGACCATGCAAACCGGGAAATCAGAAAATTGATTCTTGATGCCTTATACACAACAGGCACATATGAATCAGTCCTTGCTATAAGAGCAGGACTTCACGACCCGTCTGTTAATGTCCAGATAACAGCAGCAGAATATCTCGGCATACTTGAAGACAAAGACAGTATAGATGATATGGTAAAACTTATTGAACAAAAAGAGCCTATGCTGAGGTTTGCCCTTCTTGATGCTCTTTCATGTATGAAGGAAAGCGGAATCATAAAAAAAGTTATGGATGTTCTGGGTGCAGGGGATGATATTAACAAGCTTGACCCTCTCTATATTCCAGGCATAATCAAACTTGCAGCAAAATCAGGAGACCTGGATTTTATTTGTGATGTTTTTGAAAATATAAGCAATTCAAATATTTATGCAGATGATATTATGCGGGCTGTTGGAGAAACAAAACTTCGGTTTAAAAACATACTGGAAGAATGCTGTATTCTTGAAATGACAACTGCCATAGCAAAGGATAAAAATTTAAGGGATAATGTCCGTTATAATGCAGTGGAGCTGCTTTTAGGGGATGAAAAAGGTTTACTTGATTCCAAAGAACTGCTTGCACTGGGCACATCCCTGATTTCTGAACCATCCATGATATTTGTTGGAGTCAGAGTTCTTGTCCGGTCAAAAGAGCCTGAAGGAATAGAACTTGTAAAAACCATCAGGTCAGAAACCAAAGATGAGGAAATTCGGGCCTTATGTGAGGAGTTGATCGGAAATTTGCCGGAAAAAATATTGTCCGAAAAACACGGAGGTTAGTGAAGTGGCATTTATTACCCCTGATGAATTTGAATATCTGGCAAATTTTATCTATCGAAAGACCGGAATCAGATTTGAAATCAAAAAACTCTATTTTCTTTCCAAAAGAGTGCAAAAGAGAATGGAAGAACTTGGAATCCAGACAGCCTCGGAATATATGAGAAAACTCAGATTTTCAGATCCTGACAATAGTGAATTTCAGCTTCTTCTTAATCTTCTGACTATCAATGAAACCTATTTTTTCAGGGATTTTCCCCAGCTCCAGGCATTTGCAGAACACTGCCTTCCTGATATTATTGAAAAAAAAGAAGCTGCGGGAAACCGAAGGCTCAGGATATGGTCAGCAGGCTGTGCTTCAGGAGAGGAACCATATACTATTGGTATAATCCTGTATGAAATGCTTAATAATTACAGGCAGTGGGACATTAAAATAACTGCCAGTGACGTTGATCAGAATATGCTGAAAAAACAAAGCAGGCAGTATATGAAAACAGAAGTATCCGCGATGTTCCTGAAGAATATCTGGCAACGCATTTTACAGAATCAAAAGGACAATTCAGGCTGTCGGAAAAAATCAAGAATATGGTTCAAATTGAACACCTTAATCTTGGAGATAAAACAGCAGTAAGAAATAAAAAAGGGTTTGATATTATATTCTGCCGTAATGTTTTAATCTATTTTGATGATGTATCAAGAAAACAGCTCGTGGATCAGTTTTATCTGGCATTGAATCCAGGAGGGCATATTTTTTTGGGTTCAAGTGAATCTGTAGGAAGAATTTCAACAGCCTTTAAATTAAAACGGGCAGGAGGTTATCTGGTATATTATAAGGAAGAGGGGGATAAACAGTGAAAAAGGTTTTGGTAGTTGATGATTCTCCGGTTGTAAGGAGTTTTCATATAAATATATTAAAAACATCGGGCTTTATTGCTGACGATGCTATTGACGGCATGGATGCTCTTGAAAAATCATTAAAAGAAGATTATGATCTTATCCTCTGTGATATCAACATGCCAAAGATGGACGGACTCACATTTATACAAAGATACAGGGAAATGGAAAAAGAAACCCCTGTTATAATACTTACAACCCAGGAACAGGAAATCCAGAGAAACAAAGGATATGCAGCAGGAGCAAATCTTTTTATCGTTAAACCAGTTAAACCTGCTGACCTGATTTTGCATATTAAATTACTTATGGGCGGGGAACAATGATTGTAAAATCAAAGACCGGTATTTCAAATATTATTCTTGGCCTGGAATGCACTATTGCAGAAACTGAAAAAGATTTTGAAAAAATCAAAGAGATATCTGAAATTTCAAAAGGTATAGACCTGGATATTAACCAGGTACAAGAAATTGACACAGCCTATTTTCAAATGCTTTTATCTTTAAAAGCCTGGACCGAGCATAAGAAAATACCTTTTTCCATTTCAGGCACGTCCAATCCCATTAATGAAATATCAAAACTTTACGGGGTTGAACTATAAAATATTTTATCAGGAGAAAACATAAGGCACAGCCTTTTAATTTAACAGGAGATAAATATGCCAAAAACAATTATGGTTGTTGAAGATGTAACTTCAATGCGGGGACTGGTTGCCATTACACTTAATACAGCAGGCTATCATGTTGTTGAAGCCTGCAATGGTGAGGATGCCTTAAAAAGACTGGCAGAGCAAAAGGTGCATATGATAATAAGTGATGTTAATATGCCGTCTATGAATGGTCTGGAATTTTTAAAAATCATAAAAAGCAATCCTGACTATAAATTCATCCCGGTTGTCATGCTCACTACCCAGGGTGATGAAACCACAAAGAAAAAAGGACAGATGGCAGGGGCAAAGGCATGGATTGTCAAGCCGTTTAAACCTGAATCCATTCTCAAGGTTGTTCAAAAAATTATAGGGTAAGGGGAAAAAGATTTGGCAGACATAAGTATTGAACACTACCGGAAGCAGTTTTTTCGTGAATCAGCAGAGCTGATAGACAATATCTATGATGATATTCTCAAGGCTGAAGCTGAACCGGATAATTATGATATTCTTAATTCGCTTTTCAGGGGTGTCCATACCATCAAGGGAAGCGCCGGCTCGTTCGGGCTGGATGAAATATCATCATTTGTCCATCATCTTGAAAACCTTCTGAACCTGTTGCGGGAAGGAAGAATTGATCTTACACCAGACATAACAGATATTATCCTGGCCGGCATAGACCATATAAGTGATATGATCCAGGCCGGATCCTCCGGCACAGATATGGATAGAGACCTTGAACTTGAGGCAGGAATCATTGAAAAACTGGAATCTTTCTGCAAATCTGCTGTTCCTGCTTGTGAACAATTTTGTGTTCAAGGTGAAATTCTGCCTGGTTCCCAGGTAACAAACCTGGAAGATACCGGCCTGTCAGAGGAGATACAGGCAAAGCTTGCAGATACTGCAGCCAGGGGGTTAAATATTTACCGCATAAGTCTCTGCTATACATCCGGGCACATGGGAAACGGCTATGATCCTTTTATATTTCTTAAAAATCTCTATAACTGCTGTGACTACTATTATGTAGTCAATTACTGCAATAACGGATTTTCCCAGGTTCCGCCCCTGCCTGATTTTGAACCTTTGAACCTGTATCTTAAACCCACTGTATGTGTTGGAACAAACCTCTTGTCTGAGGATATATACGACCTGACCATTGATCCCTCACTGATTTTTATTGAACAAATCAAAACAGCCAATCTGTCAGTAAAAATATTAACCCTTTCTGAATCAGCAGACCCTGAATCTGTAAATGAATTTATTATTGGTACTTCCGAGATGCTGGAATCTGCTGAAACAGCTATTATGGAATATGAAGCAACAGGTTCTGAATCAGCACTTAATGAAATATTCAGGGTAGTTCACAATATCAAGGGAGATGCTGACTTTATAGGCTTGCAGTGTATGACCCGTTTTGCCCATACCCTGGAATCACTTTTGGAAAAACTCAGGACAGGCTTTAAAATAAAAAAAGGGGCAGGAGACATTCTTCTGGGTTCTATTGATTTTTTCTGGAAAAATATCAAAAAAATAGATAAGGGAATAGAAATAACAGATTTTCCGCCTGTTTATGAAACCATAAAAAACCTCCTTGAATCAGATTCACAAGAATCAGATTCAAAAAAATCAGGCTCAAATGATTCAAACCAGGATGATTCAGACCAGGAAAACCCTGTTAAAGAACCGCAGGCCCTTCTTGATGACTTAGACCTTGATTTAAAAAAGGTTTTTTTTGACCAGCTCATACAATATAAAACAATTCTTAATTCAAAACTTCAGGGTTTACCTTTTTCTGACTTAAAATCAGGCATACGTTTTAAACAGGCTGTCTTGCGGGCATTAAATGGATTATCCAATGCATCAAAGGTTGTGAACCTGACACCACTTCAAAGACTTTCTGATAAGGCAGCAAAAGCAGTCAGTTTCATGGATTCGGATCTAATGCCTTCTGAACTGGATGATGTTGTTAAATATATTGAAAACATAGGGCTGGGTCCCAAAAAAATAGGTGAAATCCTGATTCAAAACGGAAAGATAAGCCATCAGGATCTTGCTTTTGGACTTGCCAGGCAAAAACCTCTTGGAGAAATCCTTTTGGAAGCAGGCAGGATTTCCCAGGAAGATATCAAGGAAGCTCTTTTAACCCAGAAACTCATGGAAAATTATGAACAGCGCCATGCAAAGCCTGTGGATCGTGAAATCCGCACCATGAGGGTTGATGAATCAAAAATAGAGAATCTGACAAATATGGCAGGGGAGCTTCTAATAGCAAGAAATACTTATGACTATATCCTGAACAACCTTAAAAAAACAGGTAATACTGATATAGAGCTGTATAAGGCATTAAAGGAAAATCTTTATCTTTTTACACACCTGACCAATGATGTTCATCATGGAATAATGTCAATGCGGATGCTTCCAGTAGGAGTTGTATTCAGGAAATATGCAAGAATAGTAAGAGATATAAGCAGAAAGCAAAAAAAATCCATTGAGCTTGTTATTCAAGGCGAAGATATTGAAATAGATAAAAAAGCAGCAGAGGTTCTTGCAGAACCTATGATGCACCTTGTAAGAAATGCCTGCGATCACGGTATAGAATCTGTTCCTGAAAGGCTTTCACTGGGAAAATCTGAAAAAGGAACTCTTATAATGAAAGCTTCCCATGAAGGCAGCAGTCTTTGTATTACTGTTAAAGACGACGGCAGGGGAATTGACCGTCATAAACTGCGTGAAAAAACAAAAATGACAGAAATGCAGGCATCTGAACATGAACTGCTGAACATGATTTTTCTGCCTGGAATATCCACACGAAGCCAGGCTACGGATCTTTCAGGCCGGGGCGTGGGAATGGATGTGGTAAAAACCGCTGTAAACTCTCTTGGTGGCAATGTTCAGGTCGCTTCAACAGAAAAACAGGGTACAGAATTTAATATTTTTATTCCCATGACCATGGGAATAGATGAGGTTCTTCTTATTGAGCTTGGAAAAGGAATATATGCAATTCCTATCTCATATATACTGGAAACCCTTAAAATACCTTTTTCAAAAATACAGTGGTTTACAGACAAGATGTTTCTCCATTACCGGGGCGAGGTTATTAATCTTGAAAAACTTGAAACCCTTTTGCATGGAAACAATTCTGGGATAAAAAATAAATCTGCTGTTTTTGATAAAGAGGATAAAGAAATATCTGTGGTAGTCATCAGAACCGTAAGGGGCAGATTCGGAGTGATTGTTGACCGCCTGGACAAAAACATGGAACTTGCAATCAAACCGGTTCCAAAACAACTGGCATGTCTGGATATTGCCAGCGGGGTCAGCATAATGGGAAACGGCAGGATTATTATTGTTTTAAACCCTGATAAATTGTAGAGACAAGGCATGCCCTGTCTCTGCGGGGTTAAAAAAAGAGATTTTTAATTCCTTGAGATAAATATAAAAGGAGTCATATAAAACATGCAGAAAAGCTATATAAGGATTTTGATTTCCCTTGCAGCAGGGATACTGCCGCCGTGTTTTTTTATATTCCGGATCACAGACTTTCAAAATGCTGTGTTTGGATGTTTGATTATTATCCTGAGTTCATCGTCAGCTCTTGGCATATTTTCCAGGCTTTCAAAAGAAAAAATCAGGCCGGAAGGCCATATCCCTGAAAATATTGATACTTTGTTTAATGTAAAATACCAGGTGGAAAAGATGACTCTTAACCTGGTTGACATAATGGGGAAAATTTTAAAAAAAACAACAGAAGGTTCAGATGAAGCCAATGCAGTTGTTGATTATTTTATCGGGATTCCCGGGGAAACCAAAAGCTCTTTTGGCTCAAGTTATATATCCCAGATGATAAAAAAAAATGAAGATGTCCTGCAAAAAGCAGGAAATCTTTTCCAGGATATAAGCAAGATGAACAGCGAGCTTATGGACCAGGTAAAACATGCCACAAAAAAGATGGAAGGCATTCAAAAATTTGTATCTGAGATCAATTCAAATGCAATTCATACCAGAATCCTGGCCTTAAATGCCATGATCGAAGCTGCAAGAGCAGGAGGGAAATATGCAGCAGGTTTTGCTGTTGTTGCTGATGAGGTAAAAAAAATGGCTGACCGGTCTGACCTGATTGCATCCAGTATAAGCACAATTGCAGATGATTCAGGCAAAATCATGAATTCTCTTCAGCAGGAGATGCAGATTCGTATTTCAGAAGGATTGACAGGCATGAAGTCCGTGGAAAAAGACCTTATGGAAACCTTTGGAACCCTGAAAACAGGAATTGACAACATATCTGAAGCCATAGAAATAGTAACCCTGAATTACCAGACTATTGAAAAAGATATCAAAGGGGTTATTGTAGCCCTTCAATACCAGGATATAACCTCCCAGCAGCTTGATAATGTTATTTCATTTTTGTCCGCATTTCTGCCAAAGGAAAAACAGGAATTGTTATCTGAAAAAACACAATTGCAGACAGGATCATATAAATCTAAAGATTCAAAACATACAAACCTTAGTGATGAGATTGAAGATGACATTACTTTCTTTTAAGGAGAAAAAAATTGATAACCTCGACAAAAAAAATTGGTACCAGGGTGATTTTAACAGTGCATGAAGATATTGTTGATTTAAAATCAGGTGAAGAATTTAAAACAGCTCTGACAAACCTTTATATTAAAGGCGAAAAAGAGATAGTGCTGGACCTGGGAGAGATCCAGCTTATCAACAGCCATGGCATTGGAAAAATACTCATGTTTTATAAAAAATTCAGGGATGAGGGAGGGCAGATATACGTTACCCGTCTCAAAGGAACAATCAGGGAGATATTTGAATCCCTGCTCCTGCTTAATATAATACCTGAAATAGAGCCTGTTAAAAACTGAAAAAGGCATATAATGTCAAAAACCGAGATTGAAAAGCAGTTTAGAATCCTGTTTTCCGAATACCTGAAATTTCCAAAAGAAGAAACCCTGGTTTGTATTTCAGAAATCGGAAGAAAACTGGTTCTTTCTTCTGTTCCTCCTGAAGACATTGGAGATATGTACTCGGAAGCCCTGTCAGAGTTTACAGAAAAATTTCCTGATACCCGCATATCAGAACTCTCAGACCGGATATCAACCCCTCTTACAGAGCTGCTTATTGCCTATGGCATGGCATTCAGACAGCAGATAGACCTTCAGCATACATACGAAAAAACCCGCCTTGCATCAAAGATAATGGAAAATTCCTTAGACGGTATATGGATGTCTGACGGAGACGGCAATATTCAAATTATCAATCCTTCATTTTCCAGGATAACAGGCTATGATTCATTAGAGGTAATAGGGAAAAATGTGGCAGTTCTTCACGGCCTGGCTGCTGACGACATTGTAATGGATAAAATATGGGAAATTATAAAAAAAGACGGGGTATGGAAAGGCGAACTTGCCAGCCGCCGGAAAAACGGTGAAATTTATCCAGCATTGATGAGCATAAGCACCATACGTGAAGGAAACAGCAATATTATCAATTATATTGGAGCATTAAACGATGTGTCAGAAAAGCATCGCGAAGAAAACATAAGACTGGAGCTTGACAGGGCAAAGGAAATATACAACCTGGTGGTTCAGCCTCAACTGCCTGAAATATCAGGTATTGTAATTAACGCAAAATGTTTGCCTGCTGAAAGTATTGGTGGGGATATTATGGAAATTATTAAGGTAAATGAAAAAAAAATTGTTGTTTTTCTTGCTGATATTACAGGACATGGAGTTTCTGCCGCCATGACTGCAAATACCCTGAAAATGCTTTTTAAAGAAATTTCGGAAACCACTGTGGATCCTGCCCGAATCTTTCAATATATCAACAGTGTTATGTATAAAAACATTCTTCCTGATGATATGATTGCAGCTTTTTGCGGAAGAATAGACCTGGAAGCCATGGATATTACCTACTGCTTAAATGGCCTGCCATTTCCCTTTATTTTTAGGGATAAAAATGCAATTCGATTAAAACCGACCGGTCTGCCTCTGGGGGTTTTTGAAAACCTTGAAACAAACAATATAAGTATTCCCATACAAAACGGGGATACCTTTGTAATCTTCACAGACGGTATTTCAGAAGTAAGGGATGAAAAGGGAAATGTTTTGGGAAACACGGGTATTGAATCATGTATATCAGGAAAAAAACAGGATGCTCATACAATTATTGACGATATGCTCAGATGTGCAGGCAGGTTTCAGAAAAAAGATTCTTTTTCAGATGACATAATTGTACTGGCAGTTAATTTTTTTGATGAAAAACTTGCATTAACACCAATATCCCACAGCAATACATATCGCTTTCCAACCAAAAGTGTATGCAAGGGAAAAACAAAATTTCTTTTTATTGATGAAGTGGTAATTTTTTTCATGGATTATATCTCTGAGACCACTAATATTTCCATGGAAAATCTTGGAGGTTTAAAAATTGCCCTGTTTGAAATTGTTTTAAATGCCATTGAACATGGCAATCTTGAAATTACAGAATATAAAAACGATCCTGATTTTTATGATACCAGGGAATACTGGGAACTCTTTAATAAAAGAATGGCATCAGATGATTACGGCAGCCGCCAGATAAATATTGAATGTTTTTTTAATGCCGGCCAGGTGGAACTTATTGTTGAAGACAGCGGCCCAGGCTTTAATCCAGAAGACCTTGATGATCCTTTTGATGAAACCAATATTTCAAAACCTTCGGGCAGGGGCATTGCTCTTGCAAAAATGAATGTTGACAGACTTATATTTAATACCAGGGGCAATAAAGTAACCCTGGTCAAGAAATTGTAAAACCTGAATAATGCCGGGCAAAATAAATTTCAGCCCCAGAGATTAATGGAGAAAGTTTATTATGAACAAAAAGGAAAATACTGTGTTTGAACTTATAAAAAACAAACAAACTGAACTGCTGAATATCTGGCTGGAAAAAGTTAAGGCATCCCCTGGTACAAGCACCATGAACCTGATAAGTGAATCTGCCCTGATAAAACAGTCAAGAGAACTTCTGCAGACAATAATTGAGGCATTAAAATTTGATAATTACGAAGATATTGACAATCCTGAATTTAAAAACCTGGTCAATACTCTGGGCAGTATAAGCACTATCCGTGCAGAACTGGGTTTTCCTCCTGGTGAAACAGCAGCATATATATTTTGTCTAAAAGATGCTATTTTCCATCTGCTTCAGGAAGCATACAGCGATAACTCAGCATTATTCAACAAGGAACTGGTAAAGATGCACAGCCTGATTGACAAAATGGGGATAATTACATTTGAAAAATTTTCCCAGATAAGAGAAGATATAATTCTGCGCCAGAACAGGGCACTTCTTGAATTGTCCACACCGGTTATAAAAGCATGGGACGGTATTGTCCTGCTTCCCTTAGTCGGAATTATTGATACTGCCAGATCACAGGAAATGATAGAACGCCTGCTTCAGGGCATAGTTGATAACGAAGCTATGGTTGTAGTGATTGACATCAGCGGTGTACCTGTTATTGATACAAGGGTTGCACAGCATCTGATGAAAACTGTTACAGCAGCTGCCATGCTGGGATCAGAGGTTATTATGACAGGCATCAGCCCTGAAATTGCACAAACCATAATAAAACTGGATATTGATCTAAGCATGATCCGGACAAGGGGAACTCTTAAAGCAGGAATTGAAGATGCCTTTAACCTGAGAAATTTGCAGATTGTATCATTTAATCAAGCAAAATAGAGGATTTAACAATGAAAGTACCCATATTAAAACTCGGTCATATACTTTTAACATCAATCCAGGAAGACCTGACAGACCAGGATGCAGTAGATTTTC from the Desulfonema limicola genome contains:
- a CDS encoding SpoIIE family protein phosphatase → MSKTEIEKQFRILFSEYLKFPKEETLVCISEIGRKLVLSSVPPEDIGDMYSEALSEFTEKFPDTRISELSDRISTPLTELLIAYGMAFRQQIDLQHTYEKTRLASKIMENSLDGIWMSDGDGNIQIINPSFSRITGYDSLEVIGKNVAVLHGLAADDIVMDKIWEIIKKDGVWKGELASRRKNGEIYPALMSISTIREGNSNIINYIGALNDVSEKHREENIRLELDRAKEIYNLVVQPQLPEISGIVINAKCLPAESIGGDIMEIIKVNEKKIVVFLADITGHGVSAAMTANTLKMLFKEISETTVDPARIFQYINSVMYKNILPDDMIAAFCGRIDLEAMDITYCLNGLPFPFIFRDKNAIRLKPTGLPLGVFENLETNNISIPIQNGDTFVIFTDGISEVRDEKGNVLGNTGIESCISGKKQDAHTIIDDMLRCAGRFQKKDSFSDDIIVLAVNFFDEKLALTPISHSNTYRFPTKSVCKGKTKFLFIDEVVIFFMDYISETTNISMENLGGLKIALFEIVLNAIEHGNLEITEYKNDPDFYDTREYWELFNKRMASDDYGSRQINIECFFNAGQVELIVEDSGPGFNPEDLDDPFDETNISKPSGRGIALAKMNVDRLIFNTRGNKVTLVKKL
- a CDS encoding STAS domain-containing protein gives rise to the protein MNKKENTVFELIKNKQTELLNIWLEKVKASPGTSTMNLISESALIKQSRELLQTIIEALKFDNYEDIDNPEFKNLVNTLGSISTIRAELGFPPGETAAYIFCLKDAIFHLLQEAYSDNSALFNKELVKMHSLIDKMGIITFEKFSQIREDIILRQNRALLELSTPVIKAWDGIVLLPLVGIIDTARSQEMIERLLQGIVDNEAMVVVIDISGVPVIDTRVAQHLMKTVTAAAMLGSEVIMTGISPEIAQTIIKLDIDLSMIRTRGTLKAGIEDAFNLRNLQIVSFNQAK